From Acidipropionibacterium acidipropionici, one genomic window encodes:
- a CDS encoding DinB family protein: protein MDEKAMLKLYLQRERDALLWKTEGLSERELRMPRTRTGSNLLGILKHVATVDVGYFGALFGRPLPEPLPWGQDDAEDNADMWATADQSAAWVRDFAVRAWAHSDVTIDTMPLDTTAVVPWWGSEKRNTTLRTLMVHMTSETARHAGHMDILREMADGSAGKNQENLNLPPFDDDRWAGYTQMLRQVAESFPQ, encoded by the coding sequence ATGGATGAGAAGGCGATGCTGAAGCTCTACCTTCAGCGCGAGCGGGACGCCCTGCTGTGGAAGACCGAGGGGCTCTCGGAACGTGAGCTGAGGATGCCGCGAACCCGCACCGGCAGCAACCTTCTCGGCATCCTCAAGCACGTCGCCACCGTGGATGTCGGCTACTTCGGAGCTCTGTTCGGCCGGCCCCTTCCCGAGCCGCTGCCGTGGGGCCAGGACGACGCTGAGGACAACGCCGACATGTGGGCCACCGCCGACCAGTCGGCGGCATGGGTGAGGGATTTCGCCGTCAGGGCCTGGGCGCACTCCGACGTCACCATCGACACCATGCCTCTGGACACCACGGCCGTGGTGCCCTGGTGGGGGTCCGAGAAGCGGAACACCACGCTGCGCACCCTCATGGTGCACATGACCTCGGAGACGGCGCGGCACGCCGGCCATATGGACATCCTGCGGGAAATGGCCGACGGCTCGGCCGGCAAGAACCAGGAGAACCTCAACCTGCCGCCCTTCGACGACGACCGGTGGGCCGGGTACACGCAGATGCTGCGCCAGGTCGCGGAGTCCTTCCCGCAGTGA
- a CDS encoding P-loop NTPase family protein translates to MPTATASDLGRARRVLIHGATGSGKSTAAARIGRILDLPVHLADEEIGFLPASQAVWTNRPAEEMRRIAGSIAAEERWVLDSSYGAFRDQVLSRADVVIGLDYPRWLSLARLFRRTAGRIRDGRLVCNGNRETLREQLSRDSIIVWHFTSFARKRATMRAWAADPAGPPTILVSGPAELERLIAAIS, encoded by the coding sequence ATGCCCACAGCCACCGCCTCCGATCTGGGACGCGCCCGCAGAGTCCTCATCCACGGCGCCACCGGCTCCGGCAAGTCCACCGCAGCAGCCCGGATCGGGCGGATCCTCGACCTGCCGGTCCATCTGGCCGACGAGGAGATCGGCTTCCTGCCCGCCTCCCAGGCCGTGTGGACGAACAGGCCGGCCGAGGAGATGCGCCGTATCGCCGGGTCCATCGCGGCAGAAGAGCGCTGGGTGCTGGACTCCTCCTACGGCGCCTTCCGCGATCAGGTGCTGTCCCGGGCCGACGTCGTCATCGGCCTGGACTATCCCCGCTGGCTCTCCCTGGCCCGGCTGTTTCGCCGCACCGCCGGGCGGATCCGCGACGGCCGCCTGGTCTGCAACGGGAACCGCGAGACCCTGCGCGAGCAGCTCAGCCGCGACTCCATCATCGTGTGGCACTTCACATCCTTCGCCCGCAAGCGGGCCACGATGCGCGCCTGGGCGGCAGACCCTGCGGGCCCGCCCACCATCCTGGTGAGCGGGCCCGCGGAACTGGAGCGGCTGATCGCCGCGATCAGCTGA
- the valS gene encoding valine--tRNA ligase, which produces MTSEDLQPTPDESTVTRGVVPDKPALEGLEAKWGRVWEDEQLYAFNASQVDSREAVFSIDTPPPTVSGHLHPGHVFSYTHTDIVARYQRMRGKKVFYPMGWDDNGLPTERRVQNFYGVRCDPTLPYDPDFQPPAKPDPKHQVSISRRNFVELCVKLTGVDEKAFQDLWRSVGLSVDWNQLYTTISPESQRIAQLAFLRNLARGEAYMSDAPTLWDVTFQTAVAQAELEARDYPGSYHRLAFHRTDGQGDVFIETTRPELLAACCALIAHPDDDRYKDLFGTTVTTPLYGVEIPVLAHPAAEMDKGAGIAMCCTFGDLTDVAWWRELSLPTRTVIGRDGRILGETPEWIVNKEAFGPIAGKTVFTARKLVVEALQASGEMEGDPKPTERKANFYEKGDKPLEIIGTRQWYITNGGRDEKLRDRLLERGRELKWVPEHMRYRYENWVEGLNGDWLISRQRFFGVPFPVWYPLNDDAEPDYDHPIVPAEEQLPVDPASQAPEGYEESQRGRAGGFMADPDVMDTWATSSLSPQIVTGWERDADLFAKTFPMDFAPEAHDIIRTWVFSRIVRAHLENGVLPWKRAAISGFVTDPDRKKMSKSKGNTVVPTEIIDQFGADAVRWRAAMARPGMDSPFDKAQMKVGRRLAMKILNASKFVLGFGKGGDLADVTAPVDLAMLAGLREVVIEATRAFEEFNYTAALEAAEQFFWTFCDDYLELVKERAYDSEGHDAAGATSARTALRLALDTMLRLFAPFLPFVTEEVWSWWQAGSVHTTMWPLAEELPKAGDTELLSSVSAALVELRGVKSTHKMPMRTPILAVTITAEKTVIEQLRAVESDLRNVARITGELTWAEGDGELTVDATLGEPPAKRK; this is translated from the coding sequence ATGACGTCTGAAGACCTGCAACCCACACCCGACGAGTCCACCGTGACCCGCGGCGTCGTCCCCGACAAGCCGGCCCTCGAGGGCCTGGAGGCGAAGTGGGGCAGGGTCTGGGAGGACGAGCAGCTCTACGCCTTCAACGCCTCCCAGGTGGACTCGCGCGAGGCGGTGTTCTCGATCGACACCCCGCCGCCGACCGTCTCGGGCCATCTGCATCCCGGCCACGTCTTCTCCTACACCCACACCGATATCGTCGCCCGCTACCAGCGGATGCGCGGCAAGAAGGTGTTCTACCCGATGGGCTGGGACGACAACGGCCTGCCCACCGAGCGCCGGGTGCAGAACTTCTACGGGGTGCGCTGCGATCCGACGCTGCCCTACGACCCGGACTTCCAGCCCCCCGCCAAGCCCGACCCGAAGCACCAGGTCTCCATCAGCAGGCGCAACTTCGTCGAGCTGTGCGTCAAGCTCACCGGTGTCGACGAGAAGGCCTTCCAGGACCTCTGGCGCTCGGTCGGTCTGTCGGTGGACTGGAATCAGCTGTACACGACGATCTCCCCGGAGTCCCAGCGGATCGCCCAGCTCGCCTTCCTGCGCAACCTGGCCCGCGGAGAGGCCTACATGAGTGACGCCCCCACCCTGTGGGACGTCACCTTCCAGACCGCCGTCGCCCAGGCCGAGCTTGAGGCGCGCGACTACCCGGGCTCGTACCACCGGCTCGCCTTCCACCGCACCGACGGGCAGGGCGACGTCTTCATCGAGACCACCCGCCCCGAGCTGCTGGCCGCCTGCTGCGCCCTCATCGCCCACCCCGACGACGACCGCTACAAGGACCTCTTCGGCACCACCGTCACCACCCCGCTCTACGGCGTGGAGATCCCGGTGCTGGCCCACCCGGCCGCCGAGATGGACAAGGGCGCCGGCATCGCCATGTGCTGTACCTTCGGCGACCTCACCGACGTCGCGTGGTGGCGGGAGCTGTCCCTGCCCACCCGCACCGTGATCGGGCGCGACGGCCGGATCCTGGGCGAGACCCCCGAATGGATCGTCAACAAGGAGGCCTTCGGGCCGATCGCCGGCAAGACGGTCTTCACCGCCCGCAAGCTCGTCGTGGAGGCCCTGCAGGCCTCCGGCGAGATGGAGGGCGATCCCAAGCCCACCGAGCGCAAGGCCAACTTCTACGAGAAGGGCGACAAGCCCCTGGAGATCATCGGCACCCGCCAGTGGTACATCACCAACGGCGGGCGCGACGAGAAGCTGCGCGACCGTCTGCTGGAGCGCGGCCGGGAACTCAAGTGGGTGCCCGAGCACATGCGCTACCGCTACGAGAACTGGGTCGAGGGGCTCAACGGCGACTGGCTGATCTCCCGACAGCGCTTCTTCGGCGTCCCCTTCCCGGTGTGGTACCCGCTGAACGACGACGCCGAGCCCGACTACGACCACCCGATCGTCCCCGCCGAGGAGCAGCTTCCGGTCGACCCGGCCTCCCAGGCCCCCGAGGGGTACGAGGAGTCCCAGCGCGGGCGGGCCGGCGGGTTCATGGCCGACCCCGACGTCATGGACACCTGGGCCACCTCCTCGCTGTCCCCCCAGATCGTCACCGGCTGGGAGCGCGACGCGGACCTGTTCGCCAAGACCTTCCCGATGGACTTCGCCCCCGAGGCCCACGACATCATCCGCACCTGGGTCTTCTCGCGGATCGTGCGCGCCCACCTGGAGAACGGCGTGCTGCCGTGGAAGCGGGCGGCCATCTCCGGCTTCGTCACCGATCCCGACCGCAAGAAGATGAGCAAGTCCAAGGGCAACACGGTGGTGCCCACCGAGATCATCGACCAGTTCGGGGCCGACGCCGTGCGCTGGCGCGCCGCGATGGCCCGCCCCGGGATGGACTCCCCCTTCGACAAGGCCCAGATGAAGGTGGGCCGTCGTCTGGCGATGAAGATCCTCAACGCCTCGAAGTTCGTGCTGGGCTTCGGCAAGGGCGGGGATCTGGCCGACGTCACCGCCCCGGTGGATCTGGCCATGCTGGCCGGGCTGCGCGAGGTGGTGATCGAGGCCACCAGGGCCTTCGAGGAGTTCAACTACACGGCCGCCCTGGAGGCCGCCGAGCAGTTCTTCTGGACCTTCTGCGACGACTACCTGGAGCTGGTCAAGGAGCGCGCCTACGACTCCGAGGGGCACGACGCCGCCGGGGCCACCAGCGCCCGCACCGCGCTGCGCCTGGCTCTGGACACCATGCTGAGGCTCTTCGCCCCCTTCCTGCCCTTCGTCACCGAGGAGGTGTGGAGCTGGTGGCAGGCCGGCTCGGTGCACACCACCATGTGGCCGCTGGCCGAGGAACTGCCGAAGGCCGGGGACACCGAACTGCTGAGCTCCGTCTCCGCCGCCCTGGTGGAGCTGCGCGGGGTGAAGTCGACCCACAAGATGCCGATGCGCACCCCGATCCTGGCCGTCACCATCACCGCCGAGAAGACGGTGATCGAGCAGCTTCGGGCCGTCGAGTCCGACCTGCGCAATGTCGCCCGGATCACCGGAGAGCTCACCTGGGCCGAGGGCGACGGGGAGCTGACGGTGGACGCCACCCTGGGCGAGCCCCCGGCGAAGAGGAAGTGA
- a CDS encoding DsbA family protein has product MSQSKQSRREALRAQQEAEVRAAKRKKVIGVIAGVVVVVVAVVAGVFAFTNRSDSPSASGAQVNPPSADKDSGVYTIKSGTVKQGAPTLTIYEDYQCPICKQTEDTYGDSIRSLAKSGDIKLQYRTLTFLDDNMRNDSSYKAAMAAAGADMVGKLEAYHDVVYKNQPEQEGTGYTDEQLRTTFPKEAGITGADLTKFQKYYDDKATSDFVKNAASKGLAEGQKLAGDQFGTPFFTVNGKKYTDWQNISSPTPETLLASIKKAA; this is encoded by the coding sequence ATGAGTCAGTCGAAGCAGTCCCGCCGAGAGGCGCTGCGCGCCCAGCAGGAGGCCGAGGTCAGGGCCGCCAAGCGCAAGAAGGTGATCGGCGTCATCGCCGGCGTCGTGGTCGTGGTGGTGGCCGTCGTCGCGGGCGTCTTCGCCTTCACCAATCGCAGCGACTCCCCGTCGGCCTCCGGGGCCCAGGTGAATCCGCCGAGCGCAGACAAGGACTCCGGTGTGTACACCATCAAGTCCGGGACCGTGAAGCAGGGAGCGCCGACGCTGACCATCTACGAGGACTACCAGTGCCCGATCTGCAAGCAGACCGAGGACACCTACGGCGACTCGATCCGGTCCCTGGCCAAGAGCGGCGACATCAAGCTGCAGTACCGCACCCTCACCTTCCTCGACGACAACATGCGCAACGACTCCTCCTACAAGGCCGCGATGGCCGCCGCCGGCGCGGACATGGTGGGCAAGCTCGAGGCCTACCACGACGTCGTCTACAAGAACCAGCCCGAGCAGGAGGGCACCGGCTACACCGACGAGCAGCTGCGGACGACCTTCCCGAAGGAGGCCGGCATCACCGGCGCCGACCTCACGAAGTTCCAGAAGTACTACGACGACAAGGCCACCTCGGACTTCGTCAAGAACGCCGCCTCGAAGGGACTCGCGGAGGGCCAGAAGCTGGCGGGCGACCAGTTCGGCACGCCGTTCTTCACGGTCAACGGCAAGAAGTACACCGACTGGCAGAACATCTCCTCCCCGACCCCCGAGACACTTCTCGCCTCGATCAAGAAGGCCGCCTGA
- the pgl gene encoding 6-phosphogluconolactonase has protein sequence MSARRVMRYQSGDELAEGVAHRLAHEIVRLQGRQPRVDLCLTGGRIANRIYSALATTPEGSQVDPSQLHVWWGDDRFVPAGDPDRNSLQSLIQLSKAFHLDPANTHVMPAADGKADPDEAAYSYAQEIGDTIFDICLLGMGPDGHVASLFPGHPAFVPDTSQIAVGVTEAPKPPPERISITLPVINRSERVWFLVSGAEKADAVQRVFAGDQSLPAFLVHGVTETCWMIDPEASAGLPRYNCVL, from the coding sequence ATGAGCGCCCGCCGCGTGATGCGCTACCAGTCGGGGGACGAGCTCGCCGAAGGGGTCGCCCACCGGCTGGCCCACGAGATCGTCCGGCTCCAGGGCAGACAGCCCCGCGTCGACCTGTGCCTGACCGGCGGGCGGATCGCCAACCGGATCTACTCCGCCCTGGCGACCACCCCCGAGGGCTCCCAGGTGGATCCCTCCCAGCTGCACGTGTGGTGGGGGGACGACCGGTTCGTGCCGGCCGGGGACCCCGACCGCAACTCCCTGCAGTCCCTGATCCAGCTCTCCAAGGCCTTCCACCTGGACCCGGCGAACACCCATGTGATGCCCGCCGCCGACGGCAAGGCCGATCCGGACGAGGCCGCCTACTCCTACGCCCAGGAGATCGGCGACACCATCTTCGACATCTGTCTGTTGGGGATGGGCCCCGACGGGCACGTCGCCTCGCTGTTCCCCGGCCATCCCGCATTCGTGCCCGACACCAGTCAGATCGCGGTCGGCGTCACCGAGGCCCCCAAGCCACCGCCCGAACGGATCTCGATCACACTGCCGGTGATCAACCGGTCCGAGAGGGTGTGGTTCCTGGTGAGCGGCGCCGAGAAGGCCGACGCCGTGCAACGGGTCTTCGCCGGCGATCAGAGCCTGCCAGCATTCCTGGTGCACGGCGTCACGGAGACGTGTTGGATGATCGATCCGGAGGCCTCCGCGGGCCTCCCCCGGTACAACTGCGTGCTGTGA
- a CDS encoding glucose-6-phosphate dehydrogenase assembly protein OpcA, which yields MIVTLNDTTAGKIVSALIEAHRGIGGSSALVHTLITICDSAHYDSVLADAVEAAREHPARVLMVVHTRGRSSKLDAEIQAGETTPGDVIVLRMSGEIAAHPDSVVLPLLLPDSPVIAWWPHNAPDDMAEDPIGRFATRRISDSASAPDPCAALRRRAEHMAPGDSDLCWARITRWRALAAAALDQHPGLVHSARVEADPHNGPTSLLTAWLAERLGVPVERFDADGPGGIVSLSLTTAAGDIEIRRTDGRSAVYRIPGEPARGVALERRSIAEAMAEELRRLDPDPVQGEAMEALAKGLGQKRPAHATKARADEEQEQSSEDTGRAHEEDADKTEEPAR from the coding sequence ATGATCGTCACTCTCAACGACACCACCGCCGGAAAGATCGTCTCGGCCCTCATCGAGGCCCATCGCGGCATCGGCGGCAGCTCGGCGCTGGTGCACACCCTCATCACGATCTGCGACTCGGCGCACTACGACTCGGTGCTGGCCGACGCCGTCGAGGCGGCCCGCGAGCACCCCGCCCGGGTGCTCATGGTGGTCCACACCAGGGGCCGCTCCAGCAAGCTCGACGCGGAGATCCAGGCCGGGGAGACCACCCCCGGCGACGTCATCGTGCTGCGGATGTCCGGGGAGATCGCCGCCCACCCCGACTCCGTCGTCCTGCCCCTGCTGCTGCCGGACTCCCCGGTCATCGCATGGTGGCCCCACAACGCCCCCGACGACATGGCCGAGGACCCCATCGGGAGGTTCGCCACCCGCCGCATCTCCGACTCCGCCTCGGCCCCCGACCCCTGCGCCGCGCTGCGCCGCCGGGCCGAGCACATGGCGCCCGGCGACTCCGATCTGTGCTGGGCCCGGATCACCCGGTGGCGCGCACTGGCCGCCGCCGCCCTGGACCAGCATCCCGGGCTGGTGCACTCCGCACGGGTGGAGGCCGACCCGCACAACGGTCCCACCTCCCTGCTCACCGCCTGGCTGGCCGAGCGGCTCGGCGTCCCGGTCGAGAGATTCGACGCCGACGGGCCGGGCGGCATCGTCTCGCTGTCGCTGACCACCGCCGCCGGAGACATCGAGATCCGCCGCACCGACGGCCGCTCCGCCGTCTACCGGATCCCCGGCGAGCCCGCTCGCGGCGTCGCGCTGGAACGGCGCAGCATCGCCGAGGCGATGGCCGAGGAGCTTCGACGTCTGGACCCCGACCCGGTCCAGGGCGAGGCGATGGAGGCACTGGCGAAGGGCCTCGGACAGAAGCGTCCGGCGCATGCCACGAAGGCCAGGGCCGACGAGGAGCAGGAGCAATCCTCCGAGGACACCGGCAGGGCCCACGAGGAGGACGCCGACAAGACGGAGGAGCCGGCCCGATGA
- the zwf gene encoding glucose-6-phosphate dehydrogenase, whose translation MLDTGSAGRQQRGRNPLRDPLDRRLPRVAGPCVLVLFGVTGDLSRKKLMPAVYDLANRGLLPPGFGLVGFARRDWEDEDFAQVVHDAVAEHARTPFREEVWAQLLEGIRFVRGEFDDDAAFDRLADTIRDLDEERGTGGNHAFYLSIPPKSFEKVIAQLKSHGMAVQDSRHWNRVVIEKPFGHNLESARQLDSMLSEAFSPDAVFRIDHYLGKETVQNVMALRFANQIFEPIWNRNYVSHVQITMAEDIGIAGRAGYYDGIGAARDVIQNHLIQLLALTAMEEPTNFDAEELRTEKKKVLAALTLPDDLDAHTARGQYTAGWQGGERVRGYLEEDGVAPDSTTETYAAIRVGVDNRRWAGVPFYLRSAKRMPRRVTEVALNFRRAPHLPFHDTQSLGSNALVMRIQPNEGVTLRFGAKVPGTQNSVRDVTMDFGYGSSFTESSPEAYERLILDVLLGDPPLFPQHEEVELAWKILDPVLDHWADSSVPPEGYPSGTWGPACGREMLARDGFEWRRP comes from the coding sequence ATGCTCGACACAGGTTCCGCCGGACGCCAGCAGCGCGGCCGCAATCCCCTGCGTGATCCTCTTGACCGGCGCCTGCCACGGGTCGCCGGCCCCTGCGTCCTGGTGCTCTTCGGCGTCACCGGCGACCTGTCCCGCAAGAAGCTCATGCCGGCGGTCTACGACCTCGCCAACCGGGGGCTGCTGCCGCCGGGCTTCGGTCTGGTGGGCTTCGCCCGCCGCGACTGGGAGGACGAGGACTTCGCCCAGGTGGTGCACGACGCCGTCGCCGAGCACGCGCGCACCCCCTTCCGCGAGGAGGTGTGGGCCCAGCTGCTGGAGGGCATCCGCTTCGTGCGCGGCGAGTTCGACGACGACGCCGCCTTCGACCGCCTGGCCGACACGATCCGCGACCTCGACGAGGAGCGCGGCACCGGCGGCAACCACGCCTTCTACCTGTCGATCCCGCCGAAGTCCTTCGAGAAGGTCATCGCACAGCTCAAGAGCCACGGGATGGCCGTCCAGGACTCCCGGCACTGGAACCGGGTGGTCATCGAGAAGCCCTTCGGCCACAACCTGGAGAGCGCCCGCCAGCTCGACTCGATGCTCTCCGAGGCCTTCTCCCCCGACGCCGTCTTCCGGATCGACCACTACCTGGGCAAGGAGACCGTCCAGAACGTCATGGCGCTGCGGTTCGCCAACCAGATCTTCGAACCCATCTGGAACCGCAACTACGTCTCCCATGTGCAGATCACCATGGCCGAGGACATCGGCATCGCCGGACGCGCCGGCTACTACGACGGCATCGGGGCGGCCCGAGACGTCATCCAGAACCACCTCATCCAGCTGCTGGCCCTCACCGCGATGGAGGAGCCCACCAATTTCGACGCCGAGGAGCTGCGCACCGAGAAGAAGAAGGTGCTCGCGGCGCTCACCCTTCCCGACGATCTGGACGCCCACACCGCACGCGGCCAGTACACGGCCGGCTGGCAGGGCGGCGAGCGGGTCCGCGGATATCTCGAGGAGGACGGGGTCGCCCCCGACTCCACCACCGAGACCTATGCCGCGATCAGGGTCGGGGTGGACAACCGCCGATGGGCCGGCGTCCCCTTCTACCTGCGCTCGGCCAAGCGGATGCCCCGACGGGTCACCGAGGTGGCGCTGAACTTCCGGCGCGCCCCACACCTGCCCTTCCACGACACCCAGTCGCTGGGCTCCAACGCCCTGGTGATGCGGATCCAGCCGAACGAGGGGGTCACCCTGCGCTTCGGGGCGAAGGTGCCCGGCACCCAGAACTCGGTGCGCGACGTCACCATGGACTTCGGCTACGGCTCCTCCTTCACCGAGTCCAGCCCGGAGGCCTATGAGCGGCTCATCCTCGACGTCCTGCTCGGCGATCCGCCGCTCTTCCCCCAGCATGAGGAGGTCGAGCTGGCCTGGAAGATCCTGGACCCGGTCCTCGACCACTGGGCCGATTCGTCGGTGCCCCCCGAGGGCTACCCCTCGGGCACCTGGGGCCCGGCATGCGGCCGCGAGATGCTCGCCCGAGACGGCTTCGAGTGGCGCCGGCCCTGA
- a CDS encoding heme o synthase, whose protein sequence is MTHDTSSSMRAAETLSADAVASGPAAMARHRSEGSRGRRREKGPVRARFDAYLALTKPRVIELLLVSTLPVMFLASRGMPDWRVALATLIGGYLAAGSANTFNCVIDADIDEKMRRTRRRPLPRHTVAPRNALIFGIVIGVASALILGLGANWLSAGLAVAANLFYVFIYSLLLKRRTWQNTIWGGIAGCFPPLIGWTAVTGSVGWPPIVLFLLVFFWTPPHTWSLGMRYREDYEAGGVPMLPVVREAPAVAVQILAYTVVTVLTSLVLWPVAQMNWLYPVVCVVAGAVFIWEAVQLLRRARAGLRDAQLKPMRLFHWSNTYLSLVFLAVAIDPLLP, encoded by the coding sequence GTGACCCACGACACATCGAGCTCGATGAGAGCAGCAGAGACGCTGAGCGCTGACGCCGTGGCGTCCGGTCCGGCCGCGATGGCCCGGCACCGCTCCGAGGGGTCGCGGGGGCGACGCCGCGAGAAGGGCCCGGTCCGGGCCCGCTTCGACGCCTACCTGGCGCTCACCAAGCCCCGGGTCATCGAGCTGCTGCTGGTCTCGACCCTGCCGGTGATGTTCCTGGCCTCCAGGGGGATGCCGGACTGGCGGGTCGCCCTGGCGACCCTGATCGGCGGCTATCTGGCCGCCGGCAGCGCCAACACCTTCAACTGCGTCATCGACGCCGACATCGACGAGAAGATGCGCCGCACCCGGCGCCGTCCGCTTCCCCGCCACACCGTGGCGCCGCGCAACGCCCTGATCTTCGGGATCGTCATCGGGGTGGCCTCCGCGCTCATCCTGGGCCTCGGGGCGAACTGGCTGTCGGCCGGGCTGGCCGTCGCTGCGAATCTGTTCTACGTCTTCATCTACTCCCTGCTGCTCAAGCGGCGCACCTGGCAGAACACCATCTGGGGCGGGATCGCCGGCTGCTTCCCGCCCCTGATCGGCTGGACGGCGGTCACCGGGTCGGTGGGCTGGCCTCCGATCGTGCTCTTCCTGCTGGTCTTCTTCTGGACGCCGCCGCACACCTGGTCGCTGGGGATGCGCTACCGGGAGGACTACGAGGCCGGCGGGGTGCCGATGCTTCCGGTGGTCCGCGAGGCCCCGGCGGTGGCGGTCCAGATCCTCGCCTACACCGTGGTGACGGTGCTGACCTCACTGGTGCTGTGGCCGGTGGCGCAGATGAACTGGCTCTACCCGGTGGTCTGCGTCGTCGCCGGGGCGGTCTTCATCTGGGAGGCGGTGCAGTTGCTGCGTCGCGCACGGGCCGGGCTGCGGGACGCCCAGCTCAAGCCGATGCGGCTCTTCCACTGGTCGAACACCTATCTGTCGCTGGTCTTCCTGGCGGTGGCGATCGACCCGCTTCTGCCCTGA
- a CDS encoding COX15/CtaA family protein, with product MVGTRTALYRWSMATLVANMGLVVTGAVVRLTGSGLGCPTWPHCSAGSFVPHSSMGIHSVIEFGNRLLTFVLIILSVMVVVAATRTRASGHVRSLAWVVLVSIPLQGVVGGLTVLSDLNPFVVALHLLLSVAIILVAVKIVWLVGRHPSAEVDAMTMGAVRGTVTLMVIVMWLGTVVTGSGPNAGDAGAHRTGFNIETVARFHGISVWLTVGLTVICLLLGIMHKVAPLRRWALILLIVELCQGAVGYAQYFAHLDPWLVALHMVGVAVASMAVGALWSSVRPLRTPDLSR from the coding sequence ATGGTCGGTACCCGCACCGCGCTGTACCGCTGGTCGATGGCCACCCTGGTGGCCAATATGGGCCTGGTGGTGACCGGCGCCGTCGTGCGCCTCACCGGATCGGGGCTCGGCTGCCCCACCTGGCCGCACTGCTCCGCGGGCTCCTTCGTGCCGCACTCCTCGATGGGCATCCACTCGGTGATCGAGTTCGGCAACCGGCTGCTCACCTTCGTGCTCATCATCCTGTCGGTGATGGTGGTCGTCGCCGCAACCCGTACCAGGGCCTCGGGACACGTCCGCTCCCTGGCCTGGGTGGTGCTGGTCTCGATACCCCTCCAGGGGGTGGTGGGCGGGCTCACCGTGCTCAGCGACCTCAACCCCTTCGTCGTCGCCCTGCACCTGCTGCTGTCGGTGGCGATCATCCTGGTCGCCGTGAAGATCGTGTGGCTGGTGGGCCGTCATCCCAGCGCCGAGGTGGACGCCATGACCATGGGAGCGGTGCGCGGCACCGTCACCCTCATGGTGATCGTGATGTGGCTGGGCACCGTGGTCACCGGATCGGGGCCCAACGCCGGTGATGCCGGGGCCCACCGCACCGGGTTCAACATCGAGACCGTCGCCCGCTTCCACGGCATCTCTGTGTGGCTCACCGTGGGTCTCACCGTCATCTGCCTGCTGCTGGGCATCATGCACAAGGTGGCCCCGCTGCGACGCTGGGCTCTCATCCTGCTCATCGTCGAACTGTGCCAGGGGGCCGTGGGCTACGCCCAGTACTTCGCCCACCTGGACCCGTGGCTGGTGGCCCTGCACATGGTGGGTGTGGCCGTCGCCTCGATGGCGGTGGGGGCGCTGTGGTCCAGCGTGAGGCCGCTGCGAACCCCGGACCTCAGCCGGTAG
- a CDS encoding ABC transporter permease, whose translation MSALDLHPAPQAAPAWTRIRNHGLTEAKLVMRNGEQLILALVVPVVILVAGRFIGDRISMPLSLVAPSVLALAIWSTCFTSQAIQTGFDRRYGVLERLAATPLGRSGLLAGKGLAYSIISVIQVVLLVVVALALGWHPHGSALAWLPMVISLLLGMSAFSLLALAFGGSLRAEATLALANLIYLVGLAAGAVLWPLAKYPGGLRDVVAVLPTTALAESLRAWDLGQVLWWPVLSLVAWTVVLGLIARKVFKWVS comes from the coding sequence ATGAGCGCACTCGATCTTCACCCGGCCCCCCAGGCCGCGCCCGCCTGGACGCGGATCCGCAATCACGGCCTCACCGAGGCCAAGCTGGTGATGCGCAACGGCGAGCAGCTGATCCTGGCCCTCGTGGTGCCCGTCGTCATCCTGGTCGCCGGGCGGTTCATCGGCGACCGGATCAGCATGCCGCTGTCTCTGGTGGCCCCGTCGGTACTGGCCCTGGCCATCTGGTCGACGTGTTTCACCTCCCAGGCCATCCAGACCGGCTTCGACCGCCGCTACGGCGTCCTCGAGAGACTGGCGGCGACCCCCCTGGGGCGCAGCGGCCTGCTGGCCGGCAAGGGCCTGGCGTACTCGATCATCTCGGTGATCCAGGTCGTCCTCCTCGTCGTGGTGGCCCTGGCACTGGGATGGCACCCTCACGGCTCGGCGCTGGCCTGGCTGCCGATGGTCATCTCGCTGCTGCTCGGCATGTCGGCCTTCTCCCTGCTGGCCCTGGCCTTCGGCGGATCGCTGAGGGCCGAGGCCACCCTGGCCCTGGCCAACCTCATCTACCTGGTCGGGCTGGCGGCCGGTGCGGTGCTGTGGCCGCTGGCCAAGTACCCCGGCGGTCTACGCGATGTGGTGGCGGTGCTGCCCACCACGGCCCTGGCCGAGTCGCTGCGGGCCTGGGACCTGGGACAGGTCCTCTGGTGGCCGGTGCTGAGCCTGGTGGCATGGACCGTCGTCCTGGGACTGATCGCACGCAAGGTGTTCAAGTGGGTCTCCTGA